The sequence GAACACAATTTCCATGCGGTACGATAGTTGGAGTGTTTTGCATCGTAAAGGGTTGGCAATGTTGTCCGTACTCCACGGAAGTGCCCGATCTTTGTTGCACCATTGACGATTTGAGGATATGCAGGAATCGCCGGATCTCGGACGGATACTGGTTGTGGATGACGACGCGGACGTGCTCCAGGCGGCGCGACTGCTGCTGCGCAAACACGCCGAACACGTGCACACGGAAAAGCGGCCGGAACACATTCCGGCCCTGTTGCAGAACGACAACTACGACGTCATCCTGCTGGACATGAACTTCACCCGGGACGTGTCCAGCGGGCGGGAAGGCTTCTACTGGCTGGACCGCATCCGGGAAATCAATCCATCGGCCGTGGTCGTTCTGATCACGGCGTTCGGAGACGTGGAAATGGCGGTGAATGCCATCAAGGCGGGGGCCACCGACTTTGTGCTCAAACCCTGGCAGAACGAGAAATTGATTGCCACGCTGACTTCGGCGCTCCGGCTGAGTTCGTCCCGTCAGGAAGCCAACGCCCTGCGCGAACAGTCCCGGATGCTGTCGGATGACCTGGGAAACCGGTATCGCGACTTCATCGGCAAGTCCCCGGCCATGCGCAACGTGTTCGTGCAGATCGACAAGGTGGCCGGAACCGACGCCAACGTCCTCATCCTGGGCGAGAACGGGACGGGCAAGGAACTGGTGGCCCGGGCCCTGCACCGCCAGTCCAAACGCGCCAACGAGGTCTTCGTGAGCGTCGACATGGGCGCCATCACGGAAACCCTGTTCGAAAGTGAGTTGTTCGGCCACCGCAAGGGCGCATTCACCGATGCCCGCGAGGACCGTCCTGGCCGGTTCGAAATGGCATCCGGAGGCACGCTCTTCCTGGACGAAATCGGCAACCTGCCGTTGCCGTTGCAATCGAAGCTCATGACCGTACTGCAGCAGCGTCAGGTGACCCGCGTGGGGGACAATCGTCCCCACAGCGTGGATGTCCGGCTCATCTGCGCCACGAACGAACCCATCCACGAACGGGTACGGGAGGGTGCGTTCCGGCAGGACCTGCTCTACCGGATCAATACCGTGGAAATCCGTCTGCCGGCCCTGCGGGAGCGCCTGGAGGACATTCCGCTCCTCGTGGAGCATTTCCTGGAGATGTTCGCGCGCAAGTACAACCAGTCGGTGACGGGCATGAGCGACGGTGCGCTCCGCAAGTTGGAGTCCTGGTCCTGGCCGGGCAACGTCCGGGAACTGGAGCACATGGTGGAGCGGGCGGTCATCATGACCGATTCGACCACGCTGCAACCCGAAGATTTCCTGTTCACGTCGGCCCACGACATGGGCGCGGACGGACTCCTGTTCGACTCGTTCAACCTGGAGGATGTGGAAAAAACCGTGGTCCGGAAAGCCCTGGACAAGCACGCAGGCAACATCTCGAAGGCGGCGGACGAACTGGGATTGACCCGGGCGTCCCTGTACCGCCGTCTTGAGAAATACGGACTCTGAGCGTGCGGAATTTCAGGATCCAGATCATCGCCAGGATCATCCTGATGGCCATCACGACGGTGGGCATCGTGTTCCTGGGTTGGATGAGCTCATCCTTCATGGCGGCGGGCCTGTTGACGGTCGTCCTGATCTTCCAGATCACCGCCCTCGTGCGCCATGTGGACCGGACGAACCGGGACGTTGCCCGCTTGCTGCGCTCCATCCGCTATTCCGATTTCTCGCAGACGTTCTCGGCCCCCGGGTGGGGCAGCAGTTTCAAGGATCTGAATGCGGCCCTGTCGGACGTCATGGATGACTTCCGCACCGCCCGGTCCGAGACCGAGGAACACTACCGGTTCCTGCAGACCGTCATGCATCATATCGGCGTGGGGTTGATTTCGTACCGGTCAAACGGTTCGGTAGGACTCATCAACAATGCGGCAAAACGGTTGCTGCGGGTGCAATACCTGAACAACATCGCCATGTTGTCTGAATTCAGTCCGCAACTCGTGGAAACACTGAGTCGGATTTCGTCCGGCGAGAAGCGCATCGTGAAAGTCGTCGACGGCGACGAGCTGCTGGAGCTGGTCATCTACGGCACACAGTTCAAGATGCGCGGTACGCCCTACACGCTCGTTTCCATCCAGGATATCCAGACGGAACTGGAGGAAAAGGAGATCGAAGCCTGGCAGAAACTGGCCCGCGTGTTGACGCACGAAATCATGAACTCCATCACACCCATCTCGTCACTGGCCACTTCCGTCCGGGAGTTGTTGGATGATGGGCTTCCATCGCACGCATCGGACGTACGGGAGGCCGTGCAGACCATCGAACGGCGCAGCCAGAGCCTGCTCGGATTCGTGCAGGCGTACCGGAGCCTGACGCGCATTCCCCGCCCGGACCTGTCCATTTTCCCCCTCCGCCGCCTGTTGGACGATGTGGAACTCCTGTTCCGCAACGAGCTGGCACAGCACGGCATTGCGTTCGAGACGTCCATCGATCCGTCCGAGCTCGATCTCACGGCCGACAAGAGCCTCATCGAACAGATCCTCATCAATCTCGTCCGGAACGCCATCCAGGCCCTCCACGGGACCGAACGCGGTACCGTCCGCGTTCGCGCCTTCCTTGGAGATCGGGGGCGGCCGGTGATCCAGGTGACCGACAATGGCCCGGGCATTGAGCCCGAAGCGCTCGAAAAAGTGTTCATTCCGTTTTTCTCGACGAAGAGTGACGGGTCGGGAATCGGGCTCAGTTTGTCGCGCCAGATCATGCGGGCACACGGAGGAACCATGGGAATCAAATCAAACCCTGGCGAGGAAACCACGGTTACCTTACGTTTCTGACATGGCACGCATTGTTTACACTGGCGACACGCCGGCCAAGCGCCGGAACGCCCACATCCGGTCATGCGCGGAAGTCATCCGCCTGCTTGCGGAACGGCCGGGTTTCGGTGAGGAAGAGCAGGACATGACCGCTTTCCTGGTATTCAGCCTGCGTGGCATCCACGATACCATAGAAGAGAGTGCCCTTGCATGGGACGACCGGAACTACTGGAAAAAGTCCGAGGCGCTGCGTCAGAAATGGCGCTGGTCGCACCATGCAGCGAACGACCTCGAGAAAATGGTGGTGGCGGGGCAGTGGTTCGACATTCCCGTGAAGCTTATTGAGTTGATACCTCACTTCGCGGATGTTACCATATCCACCATCACTCGTGGTCCGGACTGGTGGGTCGGAGCACGTCGGGCACTCATGAAACAGCAATCACCGTGATAAAGGACAGGACAGCTCTTGCCGCCGGAGTGCTGCTCGTATCGCCGCCCATGAGTGCGGATCCCCACTTCAGCCGCTCCGTCGTGCTGGTGTGTGAGCATTCAGGTGCCGGCAGTTTCGGACTCATCCTGAACCAACCGCTGACGGTCACCATGGACCAGTTGTTCGATGAGTTGATGGCCTTCAGCGACGAGGTGGGGTGGGGTGGTCCCGTCCAACCCGATACGCTTCATTTCATTCACCGCGGTGATGAACTCATTCCCGAGGCCATTCCCGTCCGGGAAGGCATCATGTGGGGGGGCGATTTCGACATGGTCCGCGCCCGGATTGTGGACGGGGGCCTGGACCCTGATGATATCCGGTTCTTCCTGGGATACGCCGGATGGTCGCCGGGCCAGTTGCAGGCCGAAGTCGATGCCGGTGGCTGGATCGTGACGCAGGCGACCGAAGACTATGTATTCGATACGGCCGAGGACGATCTCTGGCAGCAGGTCCTCCGCGGGATGGGCGGGGCGTTTGCCATCCTGGCAAACGCCCCCGAACACCCATCACTCAACTGATGCCCGGACGATCTTCGGGGAGATGGCCGGGAAATTCCCGTACGAGAACCACAGGTCGCCCGACGCTGCATCGAGGGTCATGTGACGCACCAGGGAACGGGGTGTCGGATAAGGGTGGACCGTGAACCGTTCCTCGGCGATGTGGAATCGGAGGAGCGCATCGGCCGCCGCTGTGGCCACCCAGACCCAGCCCCGTTGGGCATCCACGCGCACGATGTAGGGGAGCGCATCCTTGATGGGGAGATCGTATTCGGTGAACCGCTCCGTGTCCGGGTCGAACCGGGCCAGTTTCCCGGAAGCATAGAGCGGAATCCAGATGGTGCCGTCTGGAGCCACGTCCGGTCGACGGGGACCACTGTAGGATGTGGGGAGCGGATAGAGGGTGAAGGCCCCGGTGGAGGGTACGAACTTCACCAGGTTGCTGCCTACCAGTTGCGTGCCCCAAAGCGTTCCGTCGGCGTCGGCCCGGAGCCCATAGGGTATGGTGCTGCCTCCATCGGGCATGGGCTCGGACGGGACGTTATAGACCTGGACGTCTCCGGTGGACGGATCCAGGTAGCCCATGGTCTCGGGGCTTTTCGAGAAGTGGCCGTTGAACCAAATGCGTCCGTCCGCCGTGCGCACAATGCTGTGCGGATGCATGCCGATGTCGTACGTGTCCCAGGAGCCATCCCCGGGGTCGCGTCGGGCAATCTTCTGCGGTCCGCCCAGCAGGACCCACCAGGTGCCGTCGGTATCGATCGTGAGCGCCCGGGGGTTCACCTGTGGGACCGGAATGGCCGTCCGTTCAAACGTGCCATCGGCTGGATTGAGGGTGTACATGCTGCCGGACAATTGCCCCGTGATGACCAGATGACCGTCCGGATCCGGTTCCAGGTCGTGCGGAATGTCCAGCCGGTTCGGGTAGACGTACTCGGTGAACGTGACCCCATCGTCCCCCGGGGGCAACGGGTCGGGTTCGGGGACGGGAGCAGTTTCGTCACCCAGGGCAGCGACGAGCCATCGCGAGGTCACGGCGGATTGCCGGCTGGGCGACATGATGGGGAATGCCGTATGGGCTCCGGCAAATCCGAGCATCTGGTCGATCCGGGCATGCCATTCCTGTTCGCTCTTCAGCCGGTCCCCCGTGGTAATCTGCTGGCGATCGAACTGGTGGCACCCGGTACAGTCCAGGATGAACTGGCGCTTGAACTCCCCATCGGGCAGCAGCTGGAGGTATCGGCTGCTGGGCGCGGACGCGGAGGTGGAGGCAGAGACGGCGGAGACGGCAGCGGCGGTGGACGGCTGGTCGGTGCGGGGCGTCTGGCTGCCGGTCAGCACGACGATGGCCGCGCCGACGACAGACAGGGCCAGGAAACGGAAATACATGGCGATGGGAAACGGGGATGTGCACGTCGGGGGGACGCGTGACCCCTTTTTCGAAATGTAACCCGGGAAGTTACATTTTCAGTCCACCCTGCTGGTGCGGAAGGGCAGGTTCAGAGGTCGCCCAGCTGCGGCCGCAACAGGATTTCCTCGACGACCGTGCGGTCCGACATCAGGTACGCGGACACCACGGCCCGAGCAATGTCCTCTGCCGGCATGAGGCGCTCTTCGTCGATATCCGAGCCGTCCCATGACGGCGTGAACGTTCCACCCGGCAGGATGGACGTGACGCGGATGCCGGATGTCTTGAGCTCCGTGCGGAGGGCCCGTGCCAGGCCGAGCATGGCGTGTTTGGTGACACAGTAGGCCAGACCACCCGGGTAGCCTTCAATGGACGCGACCGACGCCATGAACAGCAACATGCCGCTGCCACGCTGGACCATGCCGGGGAGGAGGGCGCGGGACAGCGTGAAGGCGCTCATGACATTCACGTCCCACTGCGCCTGCATGACCGCCTCCGTGACATCGGCCATTTCGCCCGGGGCGAAGATGCCCGCGTTGTTCACCACGCAGGTGGGCACACCGTGCGCCGTTACCGCCTTCGCCGCGACGTCCTGCAGCACGGCCGTCTGGGTGACATCGCATTCGAAGACCGACACGTGGGCACCGTGTGCGCGGCACCGGACGGCGGTTTCTTCCATTTTTACGGTGTTCCTGGACAGCAGCGACAGATGAACGCCCGGTACGCTCCCGGCAAAGGCGACCGCCGTCGCCGCCCCGATTCCCTGGCTGGCGCCCGTAATGACAATATGGTGGGCGGTGTGGCTCATTTTCCGTTGATCAATTTGAAAAACTCGGCGCGGGTGTGGACGTTGTCCAGGAAGGGACCGGACATGGAACTCGTCGTAGTCACCGAATTCTGCTTCTGCACGCCCCGCATGACCATGCACAGGTGCGTGGCCTCGATGACCACCGCCACGCCCTGCGGCTTCAGTGCGTCCTGGATGGCATCGCGGATCTGGATGGTCATCCGTTCCTGGACCTGCAACCGCCTGGCGAAGACGTCCACGATGCGGGGAATCTTGGAGAGCCCCACGATGTGCTGGTCCGGGATGTACGCAATATGGGCCCTCCCGAAGAACGGAACCATGTGGTGCTCGCACATGGAATACAATTCGATGTCCTTGACCAGGATCATCTCGTCGTAGTGTTCTTCAAAGACGGCACTCCGCAGGATTTCCCGGGCATCCTGGCCGTAGCCCTGCGTGAGGAAAAGTTGTGCCTTGGCGACGCGTTCGGGCGTTTTCAGCAGGCCCTCGCGGGTCGGATCCTCTCCGATGGTTTCCAGGATGGTCCGGACACTCCTGGACAGGGTCTCGACGGCTTCGGCGTCGTACTGCAGGCGTTCATCAAACAATTTCATGGCGTTCCTTGGTATTCAGCGACGTTCCGCTCGGTTTCGTAGAGCCTGATGGCGTGCAGTCGGCCGGTCGGCAGCTGGTCTTCGAGACGATTCCAGAAGGCCACGACGAGGTTTTCCGATGTAGGCACGATGCCCTGCAGGAAGTCCACGTCCAGATTCAGGTTGGCGTGGTCGCAATGGGAAACAATCCGTTCTTCAATAATGCGCTTCAGCACGCCCAGGTCGATCACGTAGCCGGTATCCGGATCGGGCTCGCCCGCCACCGTCACTTCCAGCGTGTAATTGTGTCCGTGCCAGTTCGGGGAATTGCACTTGCCGAAGGTCTCCCGATTCCAGGCATCGGATTTGTCCGGGTTGTGCAGCCGGTGGGCGGCATTGAAGTGGACCTTGCGGGTCACGAGGATGGTCGGCATAGGCGCAGTATTAAAACGTTCACAAATGGAATGTGATCGGTTTGAATGCGTTCCCGCGAAGATCGGTTGGGGATGCTCCAGGCCCTATATTGGAACGCTTCAGGTGCAAAGTTCACAATTCCATGACTGACAAAACACTTTTTGAACGGATTGCGGACAAAGAGATCCCGTCCGACATGGTTCATGAGGACGACCTGTGCATTGCGTTCAGGGACATCAAGCCCCAGGCGCCTACACATATCCTGATCGTTCCGCGCAAACCCATTCCGTCGCTGGATGATCTGACGCCGGACGATGCGGCCCTCGTGGGCCACCTTTTCGTGGTCGCACAGGGGATTGCCGCGAAGGAAGGCCTGGCGCGGGGGTACCGGACCGTCTTCAACTGTGGCCCGGACGGTGGACAGGAAGTCCCGCATCTCCACCTGCATCTGCTGGGCGGTCGTCCATTGACGTGGCCTCCCGGATGAGACCCGGGACGGCGGTTGTGCGAACAGGCCTCGGGTTGCTGTGCATGATCATGCTGGCCGCGGGGCAGGCGTCCGCCCAGGTGGTTCTGGAAACCGGGTTCGAGCGGGACGTGAACCGCTACCGGTGGGAGGGGCTGGCCCGGGCCGATGTGACCAGCGGACCCTGGGTCATCGGGATGCGCAACGCCTTCCGCAGCGACGCCTATCTGCTTTTCGACAACCGCCTGAGTTTCCGGGACGAAAACCGCTTCAGGATGGATGCGGTGAAGAACACCGACCGGTTGCTGGATTTGACCGTCCGCTCGACGGCGGATTGGTTCAGCCTCAGTCGGGTGTACCATCAAGATGCGTGGGTGGGACTGCGTCACCTCAGCGAGCAGGGATGGTGGGTGGAGCCTGCGGCCGGCCTGACCGTGGACGCCCGCCCGGGTGCCCTGTCCGGAACGGGCGAGGCGCCCGTCCGAACGGATGCCGGCCCGGCCGCTGGCCTCGCCTTCGGCATGCCCATGCGGGAGGTGGGAGGATACGCCACACAGGTCGACGGGCAGTTCCAGGTGCAACGCATGGCCCCCCGTGCCGGGAGGGTCGTCCGGCTCCGGGCCGCGACCGGTCGTACGTTTGCCCGGACCACCGTGAATGCCGACGTGGAAGTCGCGTCGTTGCGCCGCGATGCCTACCAGGCGGCGTCGTTCCTGAACCGCGACGAAGCCGCCGTGCGGCGAGCGGAAACCGTCGAGTCCACCGTGAGCGATACGTTGTTGGTGGGCGTCGGGGTATCCACGCAGATCACGGACGCCCTGGATGCCGTGCTGCGCGTGGATGCCGGATTGAATGCCCGCAGGGTACGCTCCCTCCGGGCCCCGTCCGATGCCCTCGTGTTCGATTCCGATTTCGGGCGCCAGACGGTGAGGCTGGATCTGGCGGCACGGTGGCGGTTCGGCAGCGGATACGTCCGCGCCGGCATGAACGCCGGGGCCGAAGTGGAGGAGCGGCAACTGGACAACGCCGCCGATCTGCCGCCGGCGCAGGCCGCCCAGAAACTGACCCTGTTGCGTCAGGCGGATTACGACCGGGGCTTCCTGGGGCTGTCCATCACGGGGCTCGTTCCGGTGTCCGGCCGGTGGGTCGTCCAGTTCGACGGGTCGGCGAACGTCCTGCAGCACGACACGCCGGAGGTGAATCCGGACGACCGGGACGAGTTGCTGTACAACGGAAGCGTCGGATTGGAATACCGTGCATCGCCGGCGTGGACCTTCTCGACCCGGATGTTCGGAAGCTGGTTCCACACCGTCTATCTGAGGGCGGCCCGGTCGGCCGACAACAATACCCAGCGTTCCATCCGGCTGCGGCCGGCGCTGACCTGGCAGCCCTCCCCGGACACCCGGATCCGCCTGGAATCGGAAGTGCGGGCCACCTACACCGTGGATGATTTCCTGCTGCCGGGCCGGCGTCCGACGGACCAGTCCGCCCGGGAAATGCGCTACCAACTGGAGGCCGAGCAGGGCATGGGTGACGGATTCCGGCTGAAACTGGATGCGGCCTATTCGGACCTCCGGCTGGGCCGGTTCCTGGCCGGTGAGTTCGCCGAAATCCCGTTCGACACGCTCCGGACCTGGAGTGGCTGGGTGCGCGTCCAGACCGGTGGGCGGATTACCGCCGAAATCGGCATCCGGTACTTCATCCGGAGCGACTACGACCGGGCGGCGTCGGTCAGGTACGGGGAGGGAGGCGCGTCCATCACGCGTTCCGGGCGCCGCCGCATTGACCAGATCGGCCCCACCACGTCCATCCTGTGGCCCATGCGCAAGGGCACGTCCATCCGCGTGGACGGGTGGGCCGTGGTGCAGCGGGTGTCCACGCAGCTGTATGGCGCCTTGCCCGAGGAACAGGCCGATGTCATCCGGCGGGCGGCCGATCGGGGTACCCGCAGCCTGATTCCCAATCTGACGGTTTCCATGCTCGTATATTTCTGACCACCATGATTACCGTCGGCGTCACGGGAGGCATTGCCTCCGGAAAATCCACCGTTTGCGAGCGGCTCACGGGCCTCGGCGCCCGCATGTTCCATGCGGATGCCGAGGCCCGTGAGCTCATGGTGCACGACGCCGACGTACGGGCAGGCGTCATCGCGGCGCTCGGGGCGGAGGCGTACGCCCCGGATGGGGGGCTCAACAAGACCTGGATTGCCGACCGGATTTTCGGGAGCGAAGCCGACCGGCGGGCCCTCGAGGCCGTGGTGCATCCCGCCGTGGGCGTCCGTTTCCGGGCGGCCAAGCAGGCCGCCGAGGTCGCCGGATGCCCCATGCTGGTCAAGGAACAGGCCGTGTTTCCGAACGAAGCGGCCCGCGCGGACGTGGATCACTGGGTGGTCGTCGAGGCGACCCCGGGGGCGCGGCTGGACCGGGCTGCCCGGCGGGCCGGGCAGAGTCCGGACCAGGCCCGCGCCCGCATGCAGGCCCAACCGGATGCCACCACGTATCGATCCATTGCCGACACGGTCATCGTGAACGACGGCACCCTGGAAGACCTCCGGGCCCGCGTGGATGACCTGTGGGAGACCTTGACCGGAAGGCCCGCACATGCCTGATTTACACGAATCCACCGTGCCGCCCGCATTCCCCATCCCCATTCCCATCGGGGCGCGGGTCCCCCGGCGTCCGGCCCACCGGTGGGTCCGGCGCGTGCTGCATGCGGCGGGCTGGCAATTCGAAGGGGAAGTCCCGGACGCGCCCAAGTTCGTGCTCATTGCCGCACCCCACACGTCGAATTGGGATTTCGTCCTGGCCATGGGAATCGTTTTCGGGATGGGGCTGGACTTCCACTGGATAGGGAAGCACACGCTGTTCCGGGGTCCGTTCGGACCCCTCATGCGCTGGGCCGGGGGTATTCCGGTCAACCGGCAGCGCCCCGGGCGGCTGGTCCCGGACACCATCGAGGCCTTCCGGGCCCACGACCGGTTCGTGGTCGGGCTGTCCCCGGAAGGGACGCGGCGGCGGGTAGACACCTGGAAAACGGGATTCCACCGGATTGCCGCTGGCGCGGGTGTGCCCATCCTGCCCGCCTGGATCGATGCCCGGCGCAAACGCATCGGATTCGCCCCCCTGTTCTGGCCGACCGGCGATCGTGACGCCGACATGGCGCATCTCATGGAATGGTATGGGCAGTTTTCACGATAGTCGGGCTTAATTCCGCGCGCCCCCTGTCGATCCAAGACGTGACAGACCTGGTATCGACATGCAACATCTTCTATCGCTCTACGGCCGGACGATCAGTCTGATCATCCTCGTTTTCCTCATTTCGTTCGGGGTGGTGGCGCTCGCGTTCACGTCGGTGCAGGCCATGGAGGAGCGCGATCGCGTTCGCGTACTCCAGCACAATATCCTGAATGCCAATTCCACGGTCCGGGAGTTCATGCTTTCGCGGGATCCCGGCGAGGCCAAGGACACCGAGCAATGGCTTCAGAAGGCCGATGCCATCCTGCATGAAGGGGTCCGGGTCGAGAATTACGAACGGCTCCACAGTGAACTCCATCTGTACCTGCACTCCATCAACCAGTTGATCGAGGCGTATCAGACCCGCGGATTCTACGAGGAAGATGGACTGGAGGGCGAAATGCGGACCCGGTCGGCCAACTTGCACGCCATGTTTGCCGAGCGTGGCATGTCCCAGGCGGTCATCGAATTGCTCCAGGTCCGTCGCGCCGAAAAAAACTTCCTGCTGCGGGGCGGAACGGAATATGCCGATGAGCTGCATCGGCGCATCGTGATCCTGAATCAAATGGTGGAGGCCACCGACAGCCCGGAATTCGTGTCGACCGCCAAGGACGAATTGGCGCATCTGCAACAGGATTTTGACCAGATTGCCATGGTTACCGACAAGGTGAACTACGTCCGGTCGAACCTGGCCTTCCTGGCCGCCGCCATCGAGGACTCGCTGAGCAAGGTCATTGTGGCGGAATCGGAACGGACCGAGCGGTTCCTGTGGATCTCCCTCGGGCTGGTCCTGTTTTCGTTCGTCCTGGGCATCCTGTATGCCATGTATATTTCGAAATCCATCGTCAAGCCGCTCAGTCTGCTTGAAGCGGCCGCCCGCCGGATTGGCAAGGGCGACGACATTTCCGACCTCCAGCTGGACCTGGTCGGGGATCTGGAGGACCTGACGCGCGCGCTGCACGGCCTGTCGGACCAGATGCAGGGCCGCAAGGAAAACGAACGCCTCCTGGCCGAATCGGCCGCCGAACTCAAGGCCGTGAACAAGGAACTGGACGAGCGCAAGCGGGAACTGGAACGTCGGGCAGAAAAGCTGCACACCGTCGTGGAACGCCTGGAAGCCGCTCGCGAATCGGCCGAAGGCTCCGCCCAGATCAAGGCCGACTTCCTGGCCCAGATGAGCCACGAAATCCGGACGCCGCTGAACGGCATCATCGGCATGACCAGCCTGCTGGCCAACGAGGACCTGCGTCCCGACCACGCGGAAGTGATTGATGTCATCCGGACCAGCGGGGAGTCCCTGCTGACCATTGTGAACGACATCCTGGACTTCTCGAAAATCGAAGCCGGCGCGGTCATCGTGGAAGAGGAGCCCATGGTGGTTTCCGAATGCGTCGAGAGCGCACTCACCATGGTCGGACGCCTGGCCGCCCGCAAGGGGCTGGACCTGTCCTGCGACCTGGACGACAATGTGCCGCACAGCATTTTCGGCGATTCGGCGCGCCTGCGTCAGGTGCTGGTCAATCTCGTGGGGAATGCCGTTAAATTCACGGAAGAAGGCGAGGTCCAGATCCGCGTTTACCGCCCCGACCCGTCCCGCGATACCCTCCGGTTCGCCGTGGAAGACACTGGAATCGGCATTGCCGAGGCCCATCTGGAGGGCCTTTTCGAGCCCTTCCGCCAGGCGGAGGTGTCAACCACCCGCAAATTCGGGGGAACTGGACTCGGACTGTCCATCTCCCGGCAGCTCAGCGAACTCATGGGCGGCCGGATGTGGGTGGAATCGACGGTTGGCGTCGGGTCCACCTTCTTCTTCGACATCAAGGCTCCGACGGTGGAGTTGGCCGCGCCCTTGGCCCAGAACGTGGGTGCCCGGGTGCTCCTCATAAACGACCGTCCCCTGTTCAGTCGCGCCCTCATGCGGACCATGCAGGGATGGGGGGCCTTGGTCGATGTGGTTGCCACCGACGATGCCGCCACCGACATGCTGGCCCGTCGCGCCTACGACATGATCCTGCTGAACGATACGCCGAGCGGATTCGACGGCGTCGCGGTTCAGGCCGTGGCCCACGCCCTTTCGGAGCAGGCCGGAGAGACCCCCATTTGCATCCTGCGGCATCTGGGCGACCAGATGGGAGAACGTGCGGGTCTGACGCTGGCCAAGCCCGTCCGGCAGGAGGCCCTGCGGACGTTGCTGGCGGGATCGCTGTCAAATGGTTCCGAAAACACGGGATCGAACGGCACGGGGCCGAGCGCAACGGCGCCGGCGGCCGATCGGGCACCCGTCCACGCTTCCGGACCTTCGGCTCCGGTGCGCGTGCTGCTCGTGGAGGACAACGTGGTGAACCAGAAGGTGGGCAAACGGATGCTCCAGAAACTCGGATGCCAGGTGGATGTGGCTGAAACCGGGGAAGACGCCCTGATGGCCCTGGCCGACTTCGACTACCCGGTCGTGTTCATGGACCTGCAGATGCCCGGTATTGACGGACTGGAAGCCACGCGGCGCATCCGCAACGGCATCTGCGGCGAGCATCGACCGTGGATCATCGCCCTGACCGCCAATGCCACGACCGAGGACCGGAACCGGTGCCTGGAAGCCGGCATGGACGATTACGCGTCGAAACCGGTTCATCCATCGGTGTTGCGCTCGCTCCTGGAGCGGGCCGGGATGACGGTGGCTCCAATCAGTGCCGGAAGCAGTACGTTCACGCCGTAAAGCGCCAGGCTGGCGGCCACCAGCAGCGCCGGATCCCATCCCTGTACCGTCGCCCAGAACGCGGCGAGTCCTTCCCGGACGCCCAGGTCCGTGACCATGACGTTCGGGATGAATCCCTTGGCGGACAACACTATTCCGGCGCCGACCACCCGGTCCTGCACCGGTTCACGAAGGCCGAATGCCAGGAACAGGAGTGCGTACTGGGCAATCGTCACGCCGTAGCGCACCAGGAACAGCATCAACAGCACCCCCTGCTCGGACCCCGTCAGGCTGCGCGCGCCTGCCGGAACCCGGGACCGCAGGAACGGCAGTCGGCGCGCCAGGACGAGCATGACGTCCGGGTGCGCTCCCAGGAAGAACATGGCGGCGGCCAGCAGGATGCAGGCAATGCTTGAGGC comes from Rhodothermales bacterium and encodes:
- the coaE gene encoding dephospho-CoA kinase (Dephospho-CoA kinase (CoaE) performs the final step in coenzyme A biosynthesis.), with protein sequence MITVGVTGGIASGKSTVCERLTGLGARMFHADAEARELMVHDADVRAGVIAALGAEAYAPDGGLNKTWIADRIFGSEADRRALEAVVHPAVGVRFRAAKQAAEVAGCPMLVKEQAVFPNEAARADVDHWVVVEATPGARLDRAARRAGQSPDQARARMQAQPDATTYRSIADTVIVNDGTLEDLRARVDDLWETLTGRPAHA
- a CDS encoding lysophospholipid acyltransferase family protein translates to MPDLHESTVPPAFPIPIPIGARVPRRPAHRWVRRVLHAAGWQFEGEVPDAPKFVLIAAPHTSNWDFVLAMGIVFGMGLDFHWIGKHTLFRGPFGPLMRWAGGIPVNRQRPGRLVPDTIEAFRAHDRFVVGLSPEGTRRRVDTWKTGFHRIAAGAGVPILPAWIDARRKRIGFAPLFWPTGDRDADMAHLMEWYGQFSR
- a CDS encoding ATP-binding protein, with protein sequence MQHLLSLYGRTISLIILVFLISFGVVALAFTSVQAMEERDRVRVLQHNILNANSTVREFMLSRDPGEAKDTEQWLQKADAILHEGVRVENYERLHSELHLYLHSINQLIEAYQTRGFYEEDGLEGEMRTRSANLHAMFAERGMSQAVIELLQVRRAEKNFLLRGGTEYADELHRRIVILNQMVEATDSPEFVSTAKDELAHLQQDFDQIAMVTDKVNYVRSNLAFLAAAIEDSLSKVIVAESERTERFLWISLGLVLFSFVLGILYAMYISKSIVKPLSLLEAAARRIGKGDDISDLQLDLVGDLEDLTRALHGLSDQMQGRKENERLLAESAAELKAVNKELDERKRELERRAEKLHTVVERLEAARESAEGSAQIKADFLAQMSHEIRTPLNGIIGMTSLLANEDLRPDHAEVIDVIRTSGESLLTIVNDILDFSKIEAGAVIVEEEPMVVSECVESALTMVGRLAARKGLDLSCDLDDNVPHSIFGDSARLRQVLVNLVGNAVKFTEEGEVQIRVYRPDPSRDTLRFAVEDTGIGIAEAHLEGLFEPFRQAEVSTTRKFGGTGLGLSISRQLSELMGGRMWVESTVGVGSTFFFDIKAPTVELAAPLAQNVGARVLLINDRPLFSRALMRTMQGWGALVDVVATDDAATDMLARRAYDMILLNDTPSGFDGVAVQAVAHALSEQAGETPICILRHLGDQMGERAGLTLAKPVRQEALRTLLAGSLSNGSENTGSNGTGPSATAPAADRAPVHASGPSAPVRVLLVEDNVVNQKVGKRMLQKLGCQVDVAETGEDALMALADFDYPVVFMDLQMPGIDGLEATRRIRNGICGEHRPWIIALTANATTEDRNRCLEAGMDDYASKPVHPSVLRSLLERAGMTVAPISAGSSTFTP
- a CDS encoding lysylphosphatidylglycerol synthase domain-containing protein, which gives rise to MGALRWLRIPVTLAVIGLVVWWVDAAAIWRALSTGRADLVAWATALVVVPVACSVGIWHILVGRTQPVRTSIVAILLGYTAGVFTPARAGEWAPRILVGPAEHRTARMGAAAREFLLRFSIHPFVLGALLPLAGPSLGVPWPVASSIACILLAAAMFFLGAHPDVMLVLARRLPFLRSRVPAGARSLTGSEQGVLLMLFLVRYGVTIAQYALLFLAFGLREPVQDRVVGAGIVLSAKGFIPNVMVTDLGVREGLAAFWATVQGWDPALLVAASLALYGVNVLLPALIGATVIPARSRSERNTDG